A single genomic interval of Hemibagrus wyckioides isolate EC202008001 linkage group LG13, SWU_Hwy_1.0, whole genome shotgun sequence harbors:
- the vkorc1 gene encoding vitamin K epoxide reductase complex subunit 1, with protein MSASKSQDIVPKWERWVRVVLCVFGLILSVYALHVELSRESDPNYRAMCDLAESVSCSKVFTSRWGRGFGLVQLFAEKDSILNQPNSVLGIIFYTLQLGLGQMVSSTAAHFLVMASWVSVAGSIYLACILVLVLGDFCMVCVSTYIINFALLYTNQKRKAGLRGKQKRDKTK; from the exons ATGTCTGCTAGTAAATCCCAAGACATTGTTCCAAAGTGGGAAAGATGGGTTCGAGTCGTGCTTTGTGTTTTTGGTTTAATCTTGTCGGTTTATGCTCTTCACGTGGAGCTGTCTCGTGAAAGCGACCCGAATTACAGAGCTATGTGTGACCTGGCTGAGTCGGTGAGCTGCTCCAAGGTTTTCACCTCCAG GTGGGGACGTGGATTTGGACTCGTCCAGCTGTTTGCTGAAAAGGACAGCATTCTGAACCAACCAAACAGTGTACTGGGCATCATCTTTTACACTCTGCAGCTAGGGCTGG GCCAAATGGTGTCCAGTACAGCAGCACATTTCTTGGTCATGGCATCCTGGGTGTCAGTAGCTGGTTCCATCTATCTCGCTTGTATTTTAGTATTAGTTCTGGGAGATttctgcatggtgtgtgtgtcgaCGTACATCATCAACTTTGCTCTCCTCTACACCAACCAGAAGAGAAAGGCAGGCCTCAGGGGGAAGCAAAAAAGAGACAAGACAAaatga
- the zgc:92313 gene encoding serine protease 33 produces the protein MQSFRFAWVSCLLLLGLWTSNAQECGQPPLQSRIVGGYDAGIGHWPWQVDIQSSTGHVCGGSLIAENWVLSAAHCFPNPADTAQYMIYAGRLQLNGWNPHETSHRINRIVVPYGYTDPQLGQDIALVELASPVKWSDHVQPVCLPNSDVSFPGGTMCTITGWGDIRDGVSLQGVGTLQQVQVPIIDQAACQDMFQIQATEQVNIRFDMLCAGFQQGGKDSCQGDSGGPLVCQTSGGIWLQVGIVSFGLGCAQPNRPGVYARVSAFSNFIQSNVKGLQLRGAADHNWTGWLIVLTRTVIVLTMAQLLR, from the exons AATGCGGCCAGCCGCCTCTCCAGAGTAGAATAGTGGGAGGATATGACGCTGGCATAGGTCACTGGCCGTGGCAAGTTGATATACAG AGCTCTACAGGACATGTATGCGGAGGATCACTCATCGCTGAGAACTGGGTTCTGTCAGCAGCTCACTGTTTCCCAAA TCCTGCGGACACGGCCCAGTACATGATCTATGCAGGCCGTCTGCAGCTGAATGGCTGGAACCCACATGAGACGTCGCATCGGATTAATCGTATAGTGGTGCCATATGGCTATACGGACCCACAGCTGGGCCAGGATATAGCTTTAGTGGAGTTGGCTTCTCCGGTCAAGTGGTCCGATCACGTCCAGCCCGTGTGCCTTCCGAATTCGGATGTTTCTTTTCCTGGAGGAACCATGTGCACCATCACAGGCTGGGGAGACATTAGAGATGGAG TCTCTTTGCAGGGGGTGGGAACTCTGCAGCAGGTGCAGGTGCCAATCATCGATCAAGCCGCCTGCCAGGACATGTTCCAGATCCAAGCCACAGAGCAGGTTAATATTCGCTTTGACATGCTCTGTGCCGGCTTTCAGCAGGGCGGAAAAGATTCTTGccag GGGGATTCTGGAGGACCGTTGGTATGCCAAACATCTGGTGGCATCTGGTTGCAGGTTGGCATTGTGAGCTTCGGCCTGGGCTGTGCCCAGCCAAACCGTCCGGGTGTCTATGCTAGAGTATCAGCCTTTTCCAACTTTATTCAGAGCAATGTCAAGGGACTACAACTGCGTGGTGCAGCGGATCACAACTGGACCGGCTGGCTCATCGTACTCACCAGGACTGTAATCGTACTAACTATGGCACAGCTTCTGAGATAG
- the mapk7 gene encoding mitogen-activated protein kinase 7, with product MRRSRMSSSDVEKSKDSIAKSKRESNGEENQQVPDVDHSQPVNDVSTNTDASTVAAKNLALLKAISLDVKFEVGEEYDIIETIGTGAYGVVSSARRRDNGQQVAIKKIPNAFEVVTNAKRTLRELKILKHFKHDNIIAIKDILQPVVPPSAFKSVYVVLDLMESDLHQIIHSRQPLTAEHTRYFLYQLLRGLKYIHSANVIHRDLKPSNLLVNENCELKIGDFGMARGLSAAHAEESRSFMTEYVATRWYRAPELLLSLHHYSLAIDLWSVGCIFAEMLGRKQLFPGKHYVHQLQLILSVLGTPPESVVGAIGAERVRSYVQSLPSRAPVPLSKLYPQAEPVALDLLNAMLHFDPRERISVCQALEHPYLAKYHDSDDEPVCVPAFDFEFDRQPMGREQIKEAILAEIQDFHQKKQGGRKIQFKPLQRLGQVAGSTGNHIYPMVHSTQNQPNVTHPQQQKASQNLAMPQSSVTLVPSLNKQAPPPDFAHLANFLTPFTRNCQDVDMPSATSDGQPETIDLTTPTSSQGTPPCEPTGDCTKREDLVPAIQTIQSQALHQPSAPTAPQSSITKSRVSLSLSQTQAQSLSQSLSRSLGKGGKGTSGETTRKEGAISDDTKAALKAALLKSALRQKARDGSAAALGIDLGSVTGNSSSLVSSSGPEHRRPVTAQERQREREEKRRKRHERAMERKKKLKEKEKKEGKSGESLGGVVLSDNDKKLLERWGRMMDKSQVIDNKTTKSNNNKTGSCQMQATVGKGLMSSDAVESVPDKQRSELQAFKPPQQMPQIGQCVASGMFHPRATFSSLPIPVDSAQNGDIGMVAVSGGGGGGALTMVGGGTLGVVAAPCTLAKGDSLKPQPPTQFQGCGTVLTSAGNWTGNQAGGGTAQQQQQAQIQHQSQQIQLSPPQLSHGSLPQQSLLLTQTQSLPHPQQTQPLPSVEMAIANPPVKLFSSDSFIKKPLNGIQGTSTSLPTQDSVVASEPLEKLCSELGKQQNGTPSHEPSHEAPGSSAQTCLTDTGLPGSCRAPDIHTVTLQLSKSQVEDILPPVFSVTPKGSGAGYGVGFDLDDLLTQSLSDLQHSDLRESHNDSAPLSASLLSDWLEVHRMTPADLESLQQELQLGSPMILSDNSNLP from the exons ATGAGAAG GTCCAGGATGTCATCCAGTGACGTTGAGAAATCAAAAGACTCCATAGCCAAAAGTAAGAGGGAGAGTAACGGTGAGGAGAATCAACAGGTACCTGATGTGGATCACTCCCAGCCTGTCAACGATGTGTCCACCAATACAGATGCAAGCACTGTGGCTGCGAAGAACCTGGCACTTCTTAAAGCCATTTCCTTAGATGTGAAGTTTGAGGTCGGTGAAGAGTATGACATTATTGAGACCATCGGCACAGGTGCATATGGTGTTGTGTCGTCTGCCAGGAGGCGGGACAACG GGCAACAGGTGGCAATAAAGAAGATCCCGAATGCATTTGAAGTTGTGACGAACGCCAAACGCACCCTTCGAGAGCTCAAGATCCTGAAACACTTTAAACATGACAACATTATTGCAATTAAGGACATCCTTCAGCCTGTGGTGCCTCCTTCAGCCTTCAAATCGGT GTATGTAGTCCTTGACCTAATGGAAAGTGACCTACACCAGATCATCCACTCAAGACAGCCTTTGACCGCTGAGCACACACGCTACTTTCTGTACCAGCTGTTGCGAGGTCTAAAGTACATCCACTCAGCCAATGTAATTCACCGCGACCTGAAGCCGTCCAACCTGTTGGTGAACGAGAACTGTGAGCTGAAAATAGGGGACTTTGGCATGGCCCGGGGTCTGAGTGCTGCCCATGCGGAGGAGTCACGTTCCTTCATGACAGAGTATGTGGCCACTCGGTGGTACCGTGCACCAGAGCTCTTGCTTTCACTTCACCACTACAGCCTTGCCATTGACCTTTGGTCAGTGGGATGTATTTTTGCTGAGATGCTGGGTCGCAAGCAGCTCTTCCCAGGCAAGCACTATGTGCACCAGCTGCAGCTGATTCTTTCTGTCTTGGGTACACCACCTGAGAGTGTGGTGGGTGCTATTGGAGCTGAAAGGGTGCGCTCTTACGTCCAGAGCTTGCCTTCCAGGGCACCCGTACCCCTCAGCAAACTGTACCCACAGGCCGAACCTGTTGCACTGGACCTTCTGAATGCCATGCTCCATTTTGACCCTCGTGAACGGATTAGTGTGTGCCAGGCACTAGAGCACCCCTACCTTGCCAAGTACCATGACTCAGATGATGAgcctgtgtgtgttcctgccttTGATTTTGAGTTTGACCGACAGCCCATGGGGCGAGAGCAGATCAAAGAGGCAATACTTGCTGAAATACAGGACTTCCACCAGAAGAAACAAGGTGGCAGGAAGATCCAGTTCAAACCGCTCCAGAGACTGGGACAAGTGGCAGGGAGCACAGGTAATCATATCTATCCAATGGTGCACAGTACTCAAAACCAGCCAAATGTGACGCACCCTCAGCAGCAGAAAGCAAGTCAAAATTTGGCCATGCCACAAAGCTCAGTTACCTTGGTTCCTTCTTTAAATAAGCAAGCTCCTCCACCTGATTTTGCACATCTTGCCAATTTTTTGACACCGTTCACAAGAAATTGTCAGGATGTGGACATGCCCAGTGCAACTTCAGACGGACAACCAGAGACCATAGACCTTACCACTCCCACATCCAGCCAAGGCACACCACCTTGTGAACCAACTGGAGATTGCACCAAGAGGGAGGACCTTGTTCCTGCCATCCAGACAATTCAGAGCCAGGCACTCCACCAGCCATCAGCACCTACAGCACCTCAATCCAGTATCACAAAATCCAGAGTCTCTCTTTCACTATCACAGACACaagctcagtctctctctcagtcacttTCTCGTTCACTTGGAAAAGGGGGGAAAGGAACTTCTGGAGAAACCACTAGAAAGGAAGGGGCAATTTCTGATGATACCAAAGCAGcactcaaagcagctttactcAAGTCAGCACTAAGACAGAAGGCACGAG ATGGCAGTGCTGCAGCCCTGGGTATAGACCTAGGCAGCGTGACTGGGAACTCTTCTTCCTTGGTTTCATCGTCTGGTCCAGAACACAGGAGACCTGTTACAGCACAAGAGAGACAGcgggagagagaagagaaaagaaggaaaagacaTGAACGAGCAATGGAGCGAAagaaaaagctgaaagaaaaagagaaaaaggaaggcAAATCAGGCGAGTCCTTGGGTGGTGTCGTGCTGAGTGACAATGACAAGAAGTTGCTGGAGCGGTGGGGAAGAATGATGGACAAATCACAGGTCATTGACAATAAAACTACCAAGtccaataataataagacaGGTTCTTGTCAGATGCAGGCAACTGTGGGAAAAGGCCTGATGTCTTCAGACGCTGTAGAATCAGTGCCTGACAAACAACGAAGTGAGTTGCAGGCATTCAAACCACCCCAACAAATGCCTCAGATTGGCCAGTGTGTGGCTTCTGGCATGTTTCATCCTCGTGCCACCTTCAGTTCCTTGCCAATCCCTGTAGACTCTGCTCAAAATGGGGATATTGGGATGGTAGCAGTTAGTGGAGGTGGAGGGGGTGGAGCTTTGACCATGGTTGGAGGTGGAACACTTGGTGTGGTTGCAGCCCCATGTACCCTTGCCAAAGGTGACTCATTAAAACCCCAACCTCCGACCCAGTTCCAGGGGTGTGGGACGGTATTAACCTCAGCAGGGAACTGGACAGGAAACCAGGCAGGTGGAGGAacagcacagcagcagcagcaagcaCAAATCCAGCACCAGTCTCAGCAGATCCAGCTCTCTCCTCCACAGCTAAGCCATGGGAGCTTACCCCAGCAGTCACTTCTGCTCACTCAAACCCAGTCCCTTCCGCACCCCCAACAGACTCAACCTCTTCCTAGCGTTGAAATGGCCATCGCTAACCCGCCTGTCAAACTCTTCTCATCAGACTCCTTCATCAAAAAACCTCTGAATGGAATTCAGGGCACCAGCACGTCTCTCCCTACCCAGGACTCAGTAGTTGCTTCTGAGCCCCTGGAGAAGTTGTGTTCTGAACTTGGCAAGCAGCAAAATGGTACTCCTTCACATGAACCTTCTCATGAGGCACCTGGATCATCAGCCCAGACTTGCCTCACAGACACAGGGCTACCAGGAAGCTGCAGAGCACCAGACATCCACACAGTCACACTACAGCTGTCTAAGTCACAG GTTGAAGATATTTTGCCTCCTGTTTTTTCTGTGACCCCCAAAGGCAGTGGGGCTGGATATGGCGTCGGCTTTGATCTCGACGATCTCCTCACTCAGTCGCTGTCTGACCTCCAGCACTCAGACCTCAGGGAAAG TCACAACGACTCTGCACCCCTTTCCGCATCCTTGCTGTCAGATTGGCTGGAAGTACACCGCATGACCCCAGCTGACTTGGAATCACTTCAGCAGGAACTTCAGCTTGGATCTCCCATGATTCTTTCTGACAACTCCAACCTCCCTTAG